One Campylobacter concisus DNA segment encodes these proteins:
- a CDS encoding hemagglutinin repeat-containing protein: protein MLKNNQISNAQKPSLLTIGLNFYVSLSLLLGTMPALANEPSIIADPGASNRPDILKAPNETLIINITNPDSKGVSINEYSRFNTPTTGTILNNSNKNIDTKIAGQIDANYRLTKEASLIINKVNSAEKSSLKGNLEVAGSRADVVIANPNGISVDGLNMINSRSLTLTTGNINKLSPKEIELISNNSIDIVGDGLNDKSSDYTNVISNAVNLNSNIHANELNIIGEKAVASSNGRLYNDVKAKNQENSFSLDSSALGGMYANKIKLVGTSNGVGINNNGLVIANNNIEISLDGDIVNAGAIASNKDAKIEAKTITNKDEALIAAKENLNIKADTLVNTSSQIYAKDINVEAKKLVNNSSSQARVDTVHKQGTMHLKKEGVNRYKLGVNLKELKEKISIKLAKKLSKDISELDENEVNELVLKEAINKDSALYALNLHKDSYLYGTSQKIFHNLRLDYDTNEALVDTSRAKNNEQKRTITYSIVKDVLNEDDKANFIPGSIIANNDINLNVNDVLNDKSVIYAGGDLKLNSDNVENIALMLNNHVNSYSVYKWKEKKKWYRRGFKSKWETKGGKSTNFNFSYTDVGLPAVFAAGNNIVGSTQDFSSYALNDDIKLANVDLDKFSEPIFNSPIIKNLNRRVKNQGYYYSLDSINSAYIANILDSLYEARNESISKFKKEAKDKNVKASALVMANNIDLDAKGNISLAGSVVADNINLSSQNLNLNHLELNSKDLNLKADAANINSSEISAKNINVNANNISLDKESSQFSKASNLKADESLNLSAKENLNIAGSSLEADKLNLSADNININAKEFAYSHSAKEKGISFKQSIQTLNSANLDAKDINLNSKSNTNISSSNLRATNKLNVEAGNDIYVVGANTNESTETKEKSKGFFSKKESQLMAINQKVISSNLNAGDISLKAGGNLALVSSNLNANNINLNADENVIVDANHNVEASQSFTKSSRFSLKPTSLYESSLHLLEKGDKKAVASNLNANENINIKANNISLKGANLNSQKDINLNADLIDISNTNDESYRNEVSKKSKIGLISIGEHIKNLKADLIQKLNPIKDLKAKTKDTSIKIPIAKASLDQKSSKENWLNANSSNLNANGDINLNAKDDINIVGSNLNANEAINLTSQNSNIKHSTNLYAKDTSSKEATGTLSITAQNEYAQIAPAALALKEAVAQLKRVKKEYDNYKKERSKLEASLSDIKQRYKSKEVGIDYSDIEEVSDILEEYRDEEKYYKENILLATQNVNAKTLALVSQMAAAAASSGTYGFSVGVRADLATTKQESSLKQTSSNKSSLNAKRININSTKDISITGSDLASKEDMSLNTNNLNINSSEDSLKYKSNTRSLTTGFGFTFYGANSSSLELGTNSLKQSEQSLTNNNSHLYSAKDMNINTANDATIKGANLRADERLNLKVGNNLSLESTRDIKDASSKSKGINLSASYSGATNAKNFASGDRSLSSVGASISKSNSNTKIKQTILSSITANELNVEVGKNTHLKGSLLAAGEYDKDNTFIDNHNLNLKTNTLSYENLSNTSYNKGSSLSIGANYQVGKKDEANKNSQDKSATSGYSGLKSINYSNQRNLSYTLSKNMATLGSGNIEIADKDNSDDLTRLNRDTTKLTKDLVNTSISSNVDGSMDLRVFSKEGRKEIKDEYNTVSTIAKAIELISTTDRANIFSFFKEVSKQYKVLNGVREEVANSPELQAFLSSNTTTEAQRKEAMALVTLAVMKNLGYLPNDIKAIHTDERGYNGEKIQGYTSLQTGASYINFKNITNMKDLVKTITHENQRSMDIQDHRDINKNRDDDTKYASNFSDFATRYFSHALWLNDKGFSKTPLTTAVTTSMINNNREFAKLDKNLGANRMLTNNEYDLAMELAYRYSKENNIPYAQSINLFMLAAKTNVDKSQKEAFEHVVSTLESADESEVPGYSIVFDRDKIDEAYNILVTTAKERNLYFLDNYQDDIQHYPLYTATKEQYEDKHWDPERIMGIGDTSDILIPFAKPAIGAAKQLSSALYSSSKNVIKAPFVEMQARVNEKLLANTPKGGTLGSDGILRHNGKEYVARSLDLSGNKVIYEQVINKKGTGNFKTTNDKGYFITASKPKQITEGVSYQFGNFIYDPRVITIGTGALTIGVDMFNDSTVSETKTGIIFNTIRNLDDINKNMEMVWKKVRE from the coding sequence ATGCTAAAGAACAACCAAATTTCAAATGCACAAAAGCCTAGCCTTTTAACCATAGGCTTAAATTTCTACGTAAGTCTCTCTTTGCTACTTGGCACTATGCCAGCATTAGCAAATGAGCCAAGTATCATAGCTGACCCAGGTGCTAGCAACCGCCCTGATATACTAAAAGCTCCTAATGAGACGCTAATAATAAACATCACAAACCCTGATAGCAAGGGCGTCTCTATAAATGAATATAGTAGATTTAATACGCCAACCACTGGCACTATCCTTAATAACTCTAATAAAAACATAGACACCAAGATAGCTGGCCAGATAGATGCAAACTATAGGCTAACTAAAGAGGCAAGCCTTATTATCAACAAGGTAAATTCGGCTGAGAAATCATCTCTAAAAGGAAATTTAGAGGTTGCTGGAAGCAGGGCTGATGTGGTCATAGCAAACCCAAATGGCATAAGCGTAGATGGTCTAAATATGATCAACTCTCGCTCACTCACACTAACAACAGGCAATATCAATAAACTAAGTCCTAAAGAGATAGAGCTAATATCTAATAACTCTATCGACATCGTAGGAGACGGCCTAAACGATAAGAGCAGCGACTATACTAATGTCATCTCAAATGCTGTAAATTTAAACTCAAATATCCACGCAAATGAGCTAAATATCATCGGTGAAAAGGCGGTTGCTTCAAGCAATGGTAGGCTTTATAATGACGTAAAAGCTAAAAACCAAGAAAACAGCTTTAGCCTAGATAGTAGCGCACTTGGCGGTATGTATGCTAATAAAATCAAACTAGTTGGCACAAGTAACGGCGTAGGCATAAATAATAACGGCCTAGTTATAGCAAATAACAACATAGAGATAAGCCTTGATGGCGATATAGTTAATGCTGGCGCTATCGCTTCTAACAAAGATGCTAAGATAGAGGCAAAGACTATAACAAACAAAGATGAAGCACTAATAGCAGCCAAAGAGAACCTTAATATAAAAGCAGACACTTTGGTAAATACTTCTAGTCAAATTTATGCTAAAGATATAAATGTAGAGGCTAAAAAGCTAGTAAATAACTCAAGCTCGCAGGCTAGGGTGGATACAGTGCACAAACAAGGCACTATGCACCTTAAGAAAGAGGGAGTAAATAGATATAAGCTTGGCGTAAATTTAAAAGAACTAAAAGAAAAAATAAGCATCAAACTAGCTAAAAAACTAAGTAAGGATATAAGTGAGCTAGATGAAAACGAGGTAAATGAGCTAGTGTTAAAAGAGGCTATAAATAAAGATAGCGCTCTATATGCTCTAAATTTACACAAAGACTCATATCTATACGGCACCAGCCAAAAGATATTTCACAACCTAAGACTAGACTATGATACAAATGAAGCACTAGTAGATACTAGTAGAGCAAAGAATAATGAACAAAAAAGAACTATCACATATAGCATAGTTAAAGATGTTCTAAACGAAGATGATAAAGCCAACTTCATCCCAGGCAGCATAATAGCTAACAATGATATAAATTTAAATGTAAACGATGTGTTAAACGATAAGAGTGTTATATATGCTGGAGGAGATCTAAAACTAAATAGCGATAATGTAGAAAACATAGCTCTAATGCTAAATAACCACGTAAATAGCTATAGCGTTTATAAATGGAAAGAGAAAAAGAAATGGTATAGGAGAGGATTTAAAAGCAAATGGGAGACTAAGGGTGGAAAAAGCACGAATTTTAACTTCTCATACACAGATGTTGGCCTTCCAGCAGTATTTGCAGCGGGCAATAACATAGTAGGAAGCACTCAGGACTTTTCAAGCTACGCACTAAACGATGATATAAAGCTAGCAAATGTTGATCTAGATAAATTCTCTGAGCCAATATTTAATAGCCCAATCATCAAAAACCTAAATAGAAGGGTTAAAAACCAAGGGTATTACTACAGCCTTGATAGTATAAACTCTGCTTATATAGCAAACATCCTTGATAGTCTATATGAAGCAAGAAATGAGAGCATAAGTAAATTTAAAAAAGAGGCCAAAGATAAAAACGTAAAAGCTTCAGCTTTAGTAATGGCTAATAACATAGACCTAGACGCCAAAGGCAACATAAGCCTAGCTGGAAGCGTAGTGGCTGATAATATCAATCTAAGCTCACAAAATTTAAACCTAAATCACCTAGAGCTAAACTCTAAAGATCTAAATTTAAAAGCAGACGCAGCAAATATCAACTCAAGTGAAATTTCAGCCAAAAATATAAATGTAAATGCAAACAATATAAGCTTAGACAAAGAGTCATCTCAGTTTAGCAAGGCTTCAAATTTAAAAGCAGACGAGAGCTTAAATTTAAGTGCTAAAGAAAATCTAAACATCGCTGGCTCAAGTCTAGAGGCTGACAAGCTAAATTTAAGTGCAGATAATATAAATATAAACGCCAAAGAGTTTGCTTACAGCCATAGCGCAAAAGAAAAGGGCATAAGCTTTAAACAAAGCATCCAAACACTAAATAGTGCAAACCTAGACGCAAAAGATATAAATTTAAACTCTAAGTCAAATACCAACATAAGCTCAAGCAACCTAAGAGCTACTAACAAGCTAAACGTAGAAGCTGGAAATGATATATATGTAGTAGGTGCTAATACAAACGAGAGCACGGAAACTAAAGAGAAGTCAAAGGGCTTTTTCTCTAAAAAAGAGTCTCAACTAATGGCAATAAATCAAAAGGTCATTAGCTCAAATTTAAATGCAGGTGATATCAGCTTAAAGGCTGGGGGTAATCTAGCTCTAGTCTCATCAAATCTAAATGCTAATAATATAAATTTAAACGCAGATGAGAATGTTATAGTTGATGCTAATCACAACGTAGAAGCAAGCCAAAGCTTTACTAAAAGCTCACGCTTTTCACTAAAACCAACATCTCTTTATGAAAGCAGCCTTCATCTACTTGAAAAAGGCGATAAAAAAGCAGTTGCTTCAAATTTAAATGCAAATGAAAACATAAATATAAAGGCAAACAACATCAGCCTAAAAGGTGCAAATCTAAATTCGCAAAAAGATATAAATTTAAACGCGGATCTCATAGATATATCAAATACTAATGATGAGAGCTATAGAAACGAAGTTAGTAAAAAGAGTAAGATAGGCTTAATCTCAATTGGTGAGCACATCAAGAATTTAAAAGCAGACCTAATACAAAAGCTAAATCCTATAAAAGATCTAAAAGCAAAAACAAAAGACACATCTATAAAAATCCCTATTGCAAAAGCTAGCTTAGATCAAAAAAGCTCAAAAGAGAACTGGCTAAATGCAAACTCGTCAAATTTAAATGCAAACGGCGACATAAACCTAAACGCAAAAGATGATATAAATATAGTAGGCTCAAATTTAAACGCCAATGAAGCCATAAATTTAACTAGCCAAAACTCAAATATCAAACACTCGACAAATCTCTATGCTAAAGATACATCAAGCAAAGAGGCAACTGGCACACTATCTATCACCGCCCAAAACGAATATGCGCAGATCGCCCCAGCAGCACTTGCTCTAAAAGAGGCGGTTGCTCAGCTAAAAAGAGTGAAAAAAGAGTATGACAACTATAAAAAAGAGAGATCAAAGCTAGAAGCTAGCCTAAGCGATATCAAACAAAGATATAAAAGTAAAGAGGTAGGCATCGACTACTCTGATATAGAAGAAGTAAGCGATATCTTAGAAGAGTATAGAGACGAGGAGAAATACTATAAAGAAAACATTCTTCTTGCAACCCAAAATGTAAACGCTAAAACTCTAGCTCTAGTATCTCAAATGGCAGCTGCAGCTGCAAGCTCAGGAACATATGGATTTAGTGTAGGAGTAAGGGCTGATCTTGCCACCACTAAGCAAGAGAGCTCTTTAAAGCAAACTAGCTCAAATAAATCTAGCCTAAATGCTAAACGTATAAATATAAACTCGACTAAAGATATATCTATCACAGGCTCAGACCTAGCATCGAAAGAGGATATGAGCCTAAACACAAACAACTTAAATATAAACTCTAGCGAAGATAGTTTAAAATATAAATCAAACACCAGATCTCTCACAACGGGATTTGGTTTTACATTTTATGGAGCAAACTCTAGCTCACTAGAGCTTGGAACAAATAGCTTAAAACAAAGCGAACAAAGCCTAACAAACAACAACTCTCATCTTTACTCGGCTAAAGATATGAATATAAACACAGCTAATGACGCAACCATCAAAGGAGCAAATTTAAGAGCTGATGAGAGATTAAATTTAAAAGTAGGAAACAACCTAAGTCTAGAAAGCACCAGAGATATAAAAGATGCTAGCTCAAAAAGCAAAGGTATAAATTTAAGCGCAAGCTATTCTGGAGCAACTAATGCTAAAAACTTTGCATCTGGAGATAGATCTCTAAGCTCTGTTGGAGCTAGCATTAGCAAATCAAACTCTAACACAAAGATAAAACAGACAATCCTATCATCTATAACAGCTAATGAGCTAAACGTAGAGGTAGGTAAAAACACTCATCTAAAAGGATCACTACTAGCAGCAGGAGAGTATGATAAAGATAATACCTTTATAGATAACCACAACCTAAATTTAAAGACAAACACCCTAAGCTATGAGAACCTATCAAATACAAGCTATAACAAAGGATCATCTCTTAGCATAGGAGCTAACTACCAAGTAGGTAAAAAAGATGAAGCCAATAAAAACAGTCAAGACAAGAGTGCTACAAGCGGCTACTCTGGTCTAAAGTCAATAAACTACTCAAATCAAAGAAATCTAAGCTACACACTATCTAAAAACATGGCAACTCTAGGTAGTGGCAACATAGAGATAGCTGATAAAGATAACTCTGATGATCTAACAAGGCTAAATAGAGATACCACTAAACTAACAAAAGATCTAGTAAATACTAGTATAAGCTCAAATGTAGATGGTAGTATGGATTTAAGGGTGTTTAGTAAAGAGGGTAGGAAGGAGATAAAGGATGAGTATAATACGGTTTCAACCATAGCTAAAGCCATAGAGCTTATATCTACTACAGATAGAGCAAATATATTCTCATTCTTTAAAGAAGTAAGCAAGCAATACAAAGTATTAAATGGTGTTAGAGAAGAGGTGGCAAATTCACCAGAACTACAAGCATTTTTATCTAGCAACACTACAACCGAAGCACAAAGAAAAGAGGCTATGGCACTAGTAACGCTTGCCGTTATGAAGAACTTGGGATACTTACCAAATGATATAAAGGCTATACATACAGATGAAAGAGGGTATAATGGCGAGAAAATACAAGGTTATACAAGCTTGCAAACTGGAGCTAGCTATATAAATTTCAAAAACATAACCAATATGAAAGATCTTGTAAAAACCATAACTCATGAAAACCAAAGGTCTATGGATATACAAGATCATAGAGATATAAATAAAAATAGAGATGATGATACTAAGTATGCATCAAATTTCTCAGACTTTGCAACTAGATATTTCTCTCATGCTCTATGGCTAAATGATAAAGGTTTCTCTAAAACACCTTTAACAACAGCTGTAACAACAAGCATGATAAATAACAATAGAGAATTTGCAAAGCTGGATAAGAATTTGGGAGCTAATAGGATGCTAACAAACAATGAATATGATCTTGCAATGGAGTTAGCATATAGATATAGTAAAGAAAATAATATACCTTATGCTCAATCAATAAATCTTTTTATGCTCGCGGCTAAAACAAATGTTGATAAATCTCAAAAAGAAGCTTTTGAACATGTTGTATCTACATTAGAAAGCGCCGATGAAAGCGAGGTGCCTGGATATAGTATAGTGTTTGATAGGGATAAAATAGATGAGGCATATAATATATTAGTAACTACTGCTAAAGAGAGAAATTTATACTTCCTTGACAATTATCAAGACGATATACAGCATTATCCTTTATACACTGCAACCAAAGAGCAGTATGAAGATAAACATTGGGATCCAGAGCGTATCATGGGAATAGGAGATACAAGTGATATACTTATACCATTTGCAAAGCCAGCCATTGGTGCTGCAAAACAGCTATCATCAGCTCTGTACTCTAGCTCAAAAAATGTAATAAAAGCTCCATTTGTGGAAATGCAAGCAAGGGTAAATGAAAAACTATTGGCCAACACCCCAAAAGGTGGAACATTAGGTAGTGATGGTATACTAAGACACAATGGCAAAGAGTATGTAGCTCGCAGTCTTGATCTATCAGGAAATAAAGTGATATATGAACAAGTAATAAACAAAAAAGGCACTGGAAATTTTAAAACTACCAACGATAAAGGTTACTTCATAACAGCCAGTAAGCCAAAACAAATAACTGAAGGTGTCAGTTATCAGTTTGGAAATTTTATTTATGATCCAAGAGTAATAACAATCGGGACAGGTGCTTTAACAATAGGTGTTGATATGTTTAATGATTCAACGGTGTCAGAAACAAAAACAGGTATAATATTTAATACAATAAGAAACTTAGATGATATCAATAAAAATATGGAAATGGTATGGAAAAAAGTCAGAGAATAG